Proteins from one Mesorhizobium sp. M9A.F.Ca.ET.002.03.1.2 genomic window:
- a CDS encoding branched-chain amino acid ABC transporter permease, whose product MAVQALDAARLPVDWVKLVQKLALPTALFVVAYGVVPAYASGYLVEAILLPFLALSLAAVGLNLLTGYCGQLSLGSSAFMTVGAFAAYNFNLRVEGLPLAGTMILAGISAAGFGVVFGLPSLRLRGFYLAVSTLAAQFFVQWALTKFGWFSNDNPSGVISAPHLAVAGLSLDSATGRYLLSVTTVMVLTALVWRLVNSATGRNFIAVRDNETAARVIGVPVLRTKLLAFAISSFIIGIAGVLWAFTYLRTVEPAGFNLDRSFQILFIIIIGGLASIRGAFLGAAFIVVLPLFLSRLGAFLFGGLFDSGVLDMSQRIVLGALIIIFLIAEPSGLSALFDRLKRRIGSRSS is encoded by the coding sequence ATGGCCGTGCAAGCGCTCGACGCCGCAAGGCTTCCAGTCGACTGGGTGAAACTCGTTCAGAAGCTGGCATTGCCGACCGCCCTGTTCGTCGTCGCCTACGGCGTGGTCCCTGCCTATGCTTCGGGCTATCTGGTCGAGGCGATCCTGCTGCCATTCCTGGCGCTCAGCCTGGCGGCGGTCGGCCTCAATCTGCTGACCGGCTATTGCGGCCAGCTCTCGCTTGGCTCTTCCGCCTTCATGACGGTGGGCGCGTTCGCCGCCTACAATTTCAACCTCAGGGTCGAAGGCCTGCCGCTGGCGGGGACCATGATCCTGGCCGGAATTTCCGCCGCCGGCTTCGGCGTCGTGTTCGGCCTGCCCAGTCTCAGGCTGCGCGGCTTCTACCTCGCCGTCTCGACGCTCGCCGCCCAGTTCTTCGTGCAATGGGCGCTGACCAAGTTCGGCTGGTTCTCCAACGACAACCCGTCCGGGGTGATCTCGGCGCCGCACCTGGCCGTCGCCGGTCTTTCGCTCGACAGCGCGACCGGCCGCTATTTGCTTTCGGTCACCACGGTCATGGTGCTGACGGCCCTCGTCTGGCGCTTGGTCAACAGCGCGACCGGTCGCAACTTCATCGCCGTGCGGGACAACGAAACCGCCGCACGCGTCATCGGTGTGCCGGTGCTGCGAACCAAGCTTCTGGCGTTCGCCATCTCGTCGTTCATCATCGGTATCGCCGGCGTGCTGTGGGCCTTCACCTATCTGCGCACCGTCGAGCCGGCAGGCTTCAATCTCGACCGCTCATTCCAGATCCTGTTCATCATCATCATCGGCGGGCTGGCCTCGATCCGTGGCGCGTTTTTGGGTGCGGCGTTCATCGTTGTCCTCCCGCTCTTTCTGTCCCGGCTCGGCGCCTTCCTGTTCGGCGGCCTGTTCGATTCGGGCGTTCTCGACATGAGCCAGCGCATCGTGCTCGGCGCCCTTATCATCATCTTCCTCATCGCGGAACCGAGCGGGCTGTCGGCCCTCTTCGACCGCCTCAAACGACGGATCGGCTCAAGGTCCAGCTGA